Proteins found in one Neofelis nebulosa isolate mNeoNeb1 chromosome 3, mNeoNeb1.pri, whole genome shotgun sequence genomic segment:
- the SHROOM3 gene encoding protein Shroom3 isoform X7, whose protein sequence is MMQITPGTIGSPWPQRYHSSSSTSDLSNYDHAYLRRSPDHCSSQGSMESLEPSGGYPPCHLLSPAKSTSSIDQLSHLHNKRDSAYSSFSTSSSILEYPPPGISSRERSGSVDTTSARGGLLEGMRQADIRYVKTVYDPRRGVSAEYEVNSSALLLQGREARASADGQGYDKWHSVPRGKGAPPPSWSQQCPGSLETATSSLAPKAAAPLPPARSDSYAAFRQRERPNSWSSLDQKRFCRPQANVAASLKSPFLEEQLHTVLEKSPENSPPAKPKHNYPQKAQPGQPLLPTGIYPVPSLEPHFAQVPQPSVSGNGTLYPALAKESGYTAPHGACDKMATFDENGNQNGSSRSGFAFYQPLEPDSMSLVERKPETSAKCVPYRVHFPSVPENEEDTSLERQLAPLHGSSPHPNERKSTHSNKPYSNHHSLKVGEDKRSSRPSEPWEGDLHADHNANLQHRLERESLGQSPPNNFGRTKSAFSSLQNIPENLRRQSSMEPGRGAQEGYQDGRSTCVVNSKGEDSGRKAVPDHRSHLDRPVSYPRPEARTSALASFPSSDPRHEDPPSPPHQQTSSLGRRRLSSSSASALQGFQYGKPHCSVLEKVSKIEQREQGSQRPLSVGSSHYGHNYRPNRTVPNSHPFGKDFEETKGNIRFSDSTEPIGNGEQQHFKKEEPKLEEITWQPHSQQLRRGADGGCGPQLQGSEPLRRDTHLLRSQSTFQLLGETEQEPLWLDDRPSTPESPVLDAPFSRAYRNSIKDAQSRVLGATSFRRRDLEPGTPAASRAWRPRPASAHVGLRSPEAAASASPHTPRERHSVTPAEGDPARPALPATRRGPRRRLTPEQKKRSYSEPEKMNEVGISEEAEPAPSSAQKKGLRFTESTVADRRRIFERDGKACSTLSLSGPELKQFQQSALADYIQRKTGKRPSAAACSLQEPGPPRERAQSTYLQPGPAASEGPGLTSASSLCSLREPSLQLRREAAFLPAAAAAGDVGESPRAPRDRSSSFAGGHVFGELRRGDQAPRELLAGANYGPKGTQRVDRTPGEPSSWGAAARRAGKSMSAEDLLERSDVLAVPVHVRSRSSPTADKRQDVVLGENNSFGPVKDPYYLAGPGSRSVSCSERGHEDMLLLKHHPSLRWGGSGCKAVGGSSVPSECPGPLDHQRQASRTTPCPRLLPTGMQGHLTDTRAASLTPLSSALPSPVPSSSQAATDQLTGRDCQTGQQPLPPYTPAVTHRSNGHSLVQPASPRGHEPNSPEHGLEEATRKRVSLPQRPAPPRVKWAHTVREDSLPEESSSPDFGDLKHYKTQQTPPSSGSTLDSPLGAPSTPGRISLRISESVLLASPPPREDDDDEVFVKDLCPNAASSPAFELPPPPPPPLSQDTPVNSLDDFPPPPPHALYEAELDSEDHKEPCTSSSSKFAKVTVAKERPMPGTVHLVGSHIPASRSQTSIKGSEANETNPTSTMGALPQLAGALGKQPGPGQPSPIHNPVSGTQSLEKNVSSGPQKTSEDIRTEALAKEIVHQDKSLADILDPDSRMKTTMDLMEGLFPRDVNLLKENSIKRKAMQRTVNCAGYESKRSEDKEAMGVLVNCPAYYSVSAPKAELLNKIKDMPEEVNEEEEQVDVNEKKAELIGSLTHKLETLQEAKGSLLMDIKLNNALGEEVEALISELCKPNEFDKYKMFIGDLDKVVNLLLSLSGRLARVENVLSGLGEDASNEERSSLNEKRKVLAGQHEDARELKENLDRRERVVLDILANYLSEEQLQDYQHFVKMKSTLLIEQRKLDDKIKLGQEQVKCLLESLPSDFIPKAGALVLPPNLESETAPVGGCTLSGIFPTLTSPL, encoded by the exons CTCCTCTACCAGTGACCTCTCCAACTATGACCACGCGTACCTGAGGCGAAGCCCTGACCACTGCAGCTCCCAGGGGAGCAtggagagcctggagcccagtgggGGATACCCACCCTGCCATCTTCTCTCCCCTGCCAAGTCCACCAGCAGCATTGACCAGCTCAGCCACCTCCACAACAAGAGAGACTCGGCGTACAGCTCCTTCTCCACCAGCTCTAGCATCCTGGAGTATCCGCCCCCCGGCATCTCTAGCCGGGAGCGTTCAGGCTCCGTGGACACCACTTCTGCCCGGGGCGGCCTCCTAGAAGGGATGAGGCAGGCAGACATTCGCTATGTCAAGACAGTCTATGATCCCCGGAGGGGAGTCTCAGCAGAGTATGAGGTGAACTCTTCAGCCCTGCTTCTCCAAGGGAGGGAGGCCCGAGCATCAGCAGATGGTCAGGGCTATGATAAATGGCACAGTGTTCCTCGGGGCAAGGGGGCGCCCCCCCCATCCTGGAGCCAGCAATGCCCCGGTTCCTTGGAGACGGCCACTTCCAGCCTGGCTCCTAAAGCGGCCGCACCGCTGCCCCCAGCTCGGAGCGACAGTTATGCAGCCTTTCGGCAGCGAGAACGGCCCAACTCTTGGTCTAGCCTTGATCAGAAGCGGTTCTGTCGGCCTCAGGCAAACGTCGCAGCCTCCCTGAAATCTCCCTTCTTAGAGGAACAGCTGCATACTGTGCTAGAGAAGAGTCCAGAGAACAGCCCCCCAGCGAAGCCCAAGCATAATTACCCCCAGAAGGCCCAACCTGGCCAACCTCTACTGCCAACTGGCATCTACCCGGTACCTTCTCTGGAGCCACACtttgcccaggtgccccagccttctGTGAGTGGTAACGGCACGCTCTACCCAGCACTGGCCAAGGAGAGTGGGTATACAGCTCCCCACGGAGCTTGTGACAAAATGGCTACCTTTGACGAGAATGGGAACCAAAATGGATCTAGCAGGTCTGGGTTCGCCTTCTACCAGCCTCTAGAACCTGATTCAATGTCCCTGGTAGAGAGGAAACCTGAAACTTCAGCCAAATGTGTCCCCTACAGAGTCCATTTCCCTTCAGTACCTGAAAATGAGGAGGATACCTCACTGGAGAGACAGCTCGCCCCTCTCCACGGCAGCAGCCCACATCCCAACGAGAGAAAGAGCACCCACAGCAACAAACCATATTCTAATCACCACAGCCTCAAAGTGGGTGAAGACAAGAGATCTTCCAGGCCCTCAGAGCCCTGGGAGGGTGATTTACACGCAGACCACAATGCCAACCTGCAGCACAGGCTGGAGAGGGAGAGCCTAGGCCAGAGCCCGCCGAACAACTTTGGCAGGACCAAGTCAGCCTTCTCCTCTCTCCAGAACATTCCTGAGAATCTAAGaaggcagagcagcatggagccAGGAAGAGGAGCCCAGGAGGGCTACCAGGATGGCAGGTCCACCTGTGTAGTCAACAGCAAGGGGGAGGACTCTGGCAGGAAAGCTGTTCCCGATCACAGGAGCCACCTGGACAGGCCAGTTTCCTATCCAAGGCCCGAGGCGAGAACCAGTGCCTTGGCCTCTTTCCCAAGTTCAGACCCAAGGCACGAGgaccctccctctccaccccaccagCAGACATCCAGTCTGGGCCGGAGGCGGCTCAGCTCCAGCAGCGCCTCGGCTCTGCAGGGCTTTCAGTATGGGAAGCCTCACTGCTCCGTGCTGGAGAAGGTTTCCAAGATAGAGCAGCGAGAACAAGGGAGCCAGAGACCCCTAAGTGTGGGCAGCTCTCATTATGGCCATAACTACAGGCCCAACAGGACCGTTCCAAATTCTCATCCTTTTGGGAAGGACTTTGAGGAGACAAAAGGCAATATCCGTTTTTCCGACTCCACTGAACCCATAGGCAATGGGGAGCAGCAGCACTTCAAAAAGGAGGAGCCAAAGCTGGAAGAGATTACCTGGCAGCCACACAGTCAGCAGTTGAGGAGGGGTGCGGATGGCGGCTGTGGCCCCCAGCTCCAAGGCAGTGAGCCCCTGAGGCGGGACACGCACCTGCTCCGCAGCCAGAGCACCTTTCAGCTCTTAGGCGAGACGGAGCAGGAGCCCCTGTGGCTGGATGACAGGCCCAGCACGCCCGAGTCGCCGGTGCTGGACGCCCCTTTCAGCCGTGCCTACCGGAACAGCATCAAGGACGCGCAGTCCCGCGTCCTGGGGGCCACCTCCTTTCGACGCCGGGACCTCGAGCCGGGGACACCCGCGGCTTCGAGAGCCTGGCGTCCAAGGCCCGCCTCAGCCCACGTGGGGCTGCGGAGCCCGGAGGCGGCGGCTTCCGCCTCCCCGCACACCCCTCGTGAGCGGCACAGCGTGACCCCGGCCGAGGGCGACCCTGCCCGACCCGCGCTCCCTGCCACCCGAAGGGGGCCGCGCCGTCGCCTGACCCCCGAACAGAAGAAGCGCTCCTATTCGGAGCCCGAGAAGATGAACGAGGTGGGGATCTCGGAGGAGGCCGAGCCGGCGCCCTCGAGCGCGCAGAAGAAGGGGCTGCGTTTCACCGAGAGCACCGTGGCGGACCGGCGCCGCATCTTCGAGCGCGACGGCAAGGCCTGCTCGACGCTCAGCCTGTCGGGCCCCGAGCTGAAGCAGTTCCAGCAGAGCGCCCTGGCCGACTACATCCAGCGCAAGACCGGCAAGCGGCCCTCCGCCGCCGCCTGCAGCCTCCAGGAGCCCGGGCCACCGCGGGAGCGCGCCCAGAGCACCTACCTGCAGCCCGGCCCCGCGGCGTCCGAGGGCCCCGGCCTCACCTCGGCCTCCAGCCTCTGCTCGCTGCGGGAACCGAGCCTGCAGCTCCGCAGAGAGGCCGCCTTCCTACCCGCCGCAGCAGCGGCGGGGGACGTGGGGGAGTCCCCACGGGCCCCCAGAGATCGCAGCAGCTCCTTCGCTGGTGGTCATGTCTTTGGGGAGCTGCGACGTGGGGACCAAGCCCCGAGGGAGCTGCTCGCTGGAGCTAACTATGGGCCGAAGGGCACCCAGAGGGTGGACAGGACCCCTGGGGAGCCCTCCTCGTGGGGGGCCGCAGCCAGGAGGGCTGGGAAGTCCATGTCTGCTGAAGACCTGCTGGAGCGCTCAGACGTCCTGGCGGTTCCTGTCCATGTGAGATCACGGTCCTCTCCCACTGCAGACAAGCGTCAG GATGTGGTTTTGGGGGAAAACAACAGCTTTGGCCCTGTGAAGGATCCGTATTATTTGGCTGGCCCTGGGTCCAG GTCCGTCAGTTGTTCAGAAAGAGGCCACGAAGACATGCTGTTGCTCAAACACCATCCTAGCCTTCGTTGGGGTGGTTCAGGCTGCAAAGCAGTTGGTGGTTCCTCTGTACCCAGCGAATGTCCTGGACCCCTGGACCATCAGAGGCAGGCCAGCAGAACAACGCCTTGCCCCAGGCTGTTGCCCACAGGAATGCAAGGGCATCTCACAGACACCAGGGCTGCATCCCTGACCCCACTCAGCTCAGCTCTGCCTTCCCCCGTTCCCTCCAGCTCCCAGGCTGCGACCGATCAGCTGACTGGAAGGGACTGTCAGACAGGGCAACAGCCTCTTCCTCCATACACCCCAGCAGTGACCCACAGAAGCAATGGTCACAGCCTGGTCCAGCCTGCCAGTCCAAGAGGCCACGAGCCCAACAGCCCGGAGCATGGGCTAGAAGAGGCAACAAGGAAGCGGGTCTCGTTGCCTCAGCGGCCTGCCCCACCTCGGGTGAAGTGGGCCCACACGGTCAGAGAGGACAGCCTCCCTGAAGAATCCTCGTCACCTGATTTTGGAGACCTGAAGCACTACAAAACACAGCAGACTCCTCCAAGCTCAGGCAGCACTCTAGACTCGCCTCTTGGGGCCCCAAGCACTCCAGGGAGGATCTCCCTCCGAATATCTGAGTCGGTCCTGCTGGCCTCCCCACCACCTCgggaagatgatgatgatgaggtgTTTGTGAAGGACTTGTGCCCCAACGCCGCTTCCAGCCCCGCATTTgaacttcccccacccccaccgcctccGCTGAGCCAGGACACCCCAGTGAATAGCTTGGATGactttcctccacctcctccccacgCTCTGTATGAGGCAGAACTGGACAGTGAGGATCACAAGGAGCCCTGTACCAG CAGCTCCAGCAAATTTGCCAAGGTGACGGTTGCCAAGGAAAGGCCCATGCCTGGTACAGTCCATTTGGTTGGCAGTCATATACCAGCTTCCAGATCGCAAACTTCTATCAAGGGTTCAGAAGCCAACGAGACCAACCCAACCTCCACCATGGGCGCTCTGCCCCAACTTGCTGGGGCTCTTGGCAAGCAGCCAGGCCCCGGGCAGCCATCTCCCATCCACAACCCAGTCAGTGGGACTCAGAGTTTAGAAAAGAATGTTAGTTCTGGTCCTCAGAAGACCTCAGAAGACATCAGAACAGAGGCTCTGGCAAAGGAAATTGTCCACCAAGACAAATCTCTGGCAGACATTTTGGATCCagactccagaatgaagacaactaTGGACCTGATGGAAGGTTTGTTTCCCCGAGATGTAAACTTGTTGAAGGAGAACAGCATAAAGAGAAAGGCCATGCAAAGAACTGTCAACTGTGCAGGATATGAAAGCAAGAG GAGTGAAGACAAGGAGGCAATGGGCGTGCTGGTCAACTGTCCTGCCTACTACAGTGTGTCTGCTCCCAAGGCTGAGCTTCTGAACAAGATCAAGGATATGCCAGAGGAGGTGaatgaggaagaggagcaggTGGATGTCAATGAAAAGAAG GCCGAGCTCATTGGAAGCCTCACCCACAAGCTTGAGACCCTGCAGGAAGCGAAAGGGAGTCTGCTGATGGACATCAAGCTCAATAATGCCTTGGGGGAAGAGGTGGAGGCTTTGATCAGTGAGCTCTGCAAGCCGAATGAGTTTGACAAGTACAAGATGTTCATCGGGGATTTGGACAAGGTGGTAAACCTGCTGCTCTCCCTCTCAGGGCGCCTGGCCCGTGTGGAAAACGTCCTTAGCGGCCTCGGTGAAGATGCCAGTAATGAAGAAAGG AGCTCCCTCAACGAGAAGAGGAAGGTCTTGGCTGGGCAGCACGAGGATGCCCGGGAGCTCAAGGAGAACCTGGATCGGAGGGAGCGTGTAGTGTTGGACATCCTGGCCAACTACCTGTCAGAGGAGCAGCTCCAGGATTACCAGCATTTCGTGAAAATGAAGTCAACACTCCTCATTGAGCAGCGAAAGCTGGACGACAAGATCAAGCTAGGCCAGGAACAAGTCAAGTGTCTGCTGGAGAGCCTCCCGTCTGATTTCATTCCCAAGGCAGGGGCCTTGGTTCTGCCCCCAAACCTTGAGAGTGAAACGGCTCCTGTTGGGGGGTGTACTTTAAGTGGTATTTTTCCAACATTAACCTCCCCACTTTAA
- the SHROOM3 gene encoding protein Shroom3 isoform X5: MLGRDACADPGPAGTSTSDSLSPEPLTSDPQHRKAAWSGGVKLRPKHRRSDPAGRPHSWHLTKLGEKQPEGSMMQITPGTIGSPWPQRYHSSSSTSDLSNYDHAYLRRSPDHCSSQGSMESLEPSGGYPPCHLLSPAKSTSSIDQLSHLHNKRDSAYSSFSTSSSILEYPPPGISSRERSGSVDTTSARGGLLEGMRQADIRYVKTVYDPRRGVSAEYEVNSSALLLQGREARASADGQGYDKWHSVPRGKGAPPPSWSQQCPGSLETATSSLAPKAAAPLPPARSDSYAAFRQRERPNSWSSLDQKRFCRPQANVAASLKSPFLEEQLHTVLEKSPENSPPAKPKHNYPQKAQPGQPLLPTGIYPVPSLEPHFAQVPQPSVSGNGTLYPALAKESGYTAPHGACDKMATFDENGNQNGSSRSGFAFYQPLEPDSMSLVERKPETSAKCVPYRVHFPSVPENEEDTSLERQLAPLHGSSPHPNERKSTHSNKPYSNHHSLKVGEDKRSSRPSEPWEGDLHADHNANLQHRLERESLGQSPPNNFGRTKSAFSSLQNIPENLRRQSSMEPGRGAQEGYQDGRSTCVVNSKGEDSGRKAVPDHRSHLDRPVSYPRPEARTSALASFPSSDPRHEDPPSPPHQQTSSLGRRRLSSSSASALQGFQYGKPHCSVLEKVSKIEQREQGSQRPLSVGSSHYGHNYRPNRTVPNSHPFGKDFEETKGNIRFSDSTEPIGNGEQQHFKKEEPKLEEITWQPHSQQLRRGADGGCGPQLQGSEPLRRDTHLLRSQSTFQLLGETEQEPLWLDDRPSTPESPVLDAPFSRAYRNSIKDAQSRVLGATSFRRRDLEPGTPAASRAWRPRPASAHVGLRSPEAAASASPHTPRERHSVTPAEGDPARPALPATRRGPRRRLTPEQKKRSYSEPEKMNEVGISEEAEPAPSSAQKKGLRFTESTVADRRRIFERDGKACSTLSLSGPELKQFQQSALADYIQRKTGKRPSAAACSLQEPGPPRERAQSTYLQPGPAASEGPGLTSASSLCSLREPSLQLRREAAFLPAAAAAGDVGESPRAPRDRSSSFAGGHVFGELRRGDQAPRELLAGANYGPKGTQRVDRTPGEPSSWGAAARRAGKSMSAEDLLERSDVLAVPVHVRSRSSPTADKRQDVVLGENNSFGPVKDPYYLAGPGSRSVSCSERGHEDMLLLKHHPSLRWGGSGCKAVGGSSVPSECPGPLDHQRQASRTTPCPRLLPTGMQGHLTDTRAASLTPLSSALPSPVPSSSQAATDQLTGRDCQTGQQPLPPYTPAVTHRSNGHSLVQPASPRGHEPNSPEHGLEEATRKRVSLPQRPAPPRVKWAHTVREDSLPEESSSPDFGDLKHYKTQQTPPSSGSTLDSPLGAPSTPGRISLRISESVLLASPPPREDDDDEVFVKDLCPNAASSPAFELPPPPPPPLSQDTPVNSLDDFPPPPPHALYEAELDSEDHKEPCTSSSSKFAKVTVAKERPMPGTVHLVGSHIPASRSQTSIKGSEANETNPTSTMGALPQLAGALGKQPGPGQPSPIHNPVSGTQSLEKNVSSGPQKTSEDIRTEALAKEIVHQDKSLADILDPDSRMKTTMDLMEGLFPRDVNLLKENSIKRKAMQRTVNCAGYESKRSEDKEAMGVLVNCPAYYSVSAPKAELLNKIKDMPEEVNEEEEQVDVNEKKAELIGSLTHKLETLQEAKGSLLMDIKLNNALGEEVEALISELCKPNEFDKYKMFIGDLDKVVNLLLSLSGRLARVENVLSGLGEDASNEERSSLNEKRKVLAGQHEDARELKENLDRRERVVLDILANYLSEEQLQDYQHFVKMKSTLLIEQRKLDDKIKLGQEQVKCLLESLPSDFIPKAGALVLPPNLESETAPVGGCTLSGIFPTLTSPL; this comes from the exons CTCCTCTACCAGTGACCTCTCCAACTATGACCACGCGTACCTGAGGCGAAGCCCTGACCACTGCAGCTCCCAGGGGAGCAtggagagcctggagcccagtgggGGATACCCACCCTGCCATCTTCTCTCCCCTGCCAAGTCCACCAGCAGCATTGACCAGCTCAGCCACCTCCACAACAAGAGAGACTCGGCGTACAGCTCCTTCTCCACCAGCTCTAGCATCCTGGAGTATCCGCCCCCCGGCATCTCTAGCCGGGAGCGTTCAGGCTCCGTGGACACCACTTCTGCCCGGGGCGGCCTCCTAGAAGGGATGAGGCAGGCAGACATTCGCTATGTCAAGACAGTCTATGATCCCCGGAGGGGAGTCTCAGCAGAGTATGAGGTGAACTCTTCAGCCCTGCTTCTCCAAGGGAGGGAGGCCCGAGCATCAGCAGATGGTCAGGGCTATGATAAATGGCACAGTGTTCCTCGGGGCAAGGGGGCGCCCCCCCCATCCTGGAGCCAGCAATGCCCCGGTTCCTTGGAGACGGCCACTTCCAGCCTGGCTCCTAAAGCGGCCGCACCGCTGCCCCCAGCTCGGAGCGACAGTTATGCAGCCTTTCGGCAGCGAGAACGGCCCAACTCTTGGTCTAGCCTTGATCAGAAGCGGTTCTGTCGGCCTCAGGCAAACGTCGCAGCCTCCCTGAAATCTCCCTTCTTAGAGGAACAGCTGCATACTGTGCTAGAGAAGAGTCCAGAGAACAGCCCCCCAGCGAAGCCCAAGCATAATTACCCCCAGAAGGCCCAACCTGGCCAACCTCTACTGCCAACTGGCATCTACCCGGTACCTTCTCTGGAGCCACACtttgcccaggtgccccagccttctGTGAGTGGTAACGGCACGCTCTACCCAGCACTGGCCAAGGAGAGTGGGTATACAGCTCCCCACGGAGCTTGTGACAAAATGGCTACCTTTGACGAGAATGGGAACCAAAATGGATCTAGCAGGTCTGGGTTCGCCTTCTACCAGCCTCTAGAACCTGATTCAATGTCCCTGGTAGAGAGGAAACCTGAAACTTCAGCCAAATGTGTCCCCTACAGAGTCCATTTCCCTTCAGTACCTGAAAATGAGGAGGATACCTCACTGGAGAGACAGCTCGCCCCTCTCCACGGCAGCAGCCCACATCCCAACGAGAGAAAGAGCACCCACAGCAACAAACCATATTCTAATCACCACAGCCTCAAAGTGGGTGAAGACAAGAGATCTTCCAGGCCCTCAGAGCCCTGGGAGGGTGATTTACACGCAGACCACAATGCCAACCTGCAGCACAGGCTGGAGAGGGAGAGCCTAGGCCAGAGCCCGCCGAACAACTTTGGCAGGACCAAGTCAGCCTTCTCCTCTCTCCAGAACATTCCTGAGAATCTAAGaaggcagagcagcatggagccAGGAAGAGGAGCCCAGGAGGGCTACCAGGATGGCAGGTCCACCTGTGTAGTCAACAGCAAGGGGGAGGACTCTGGCAGGAAAGCTGTTCCCGATCACAGGAGCCACCTGGACAGGCCAGTTTCCTATCCAAGGCCCGAGGCGAGAACCAGTGCCTTGGCCTCTTTCCCAAGTTCAGACCCAAGGCACGAGgaccctccctctccaccccaccagCAGACATCCAGTCTGGGCCGGAGGCGGCTCAGCTCCAGCAGCGCCTCGGCTCTGCAGGGCTTTCAGTATGGGAAGCCTCACTGCTCCGTGCTGGAGAAGGTTTCCAAGATAGAGCAGCGAGAACAAGGGAGCCAGAGACCCCTAAGTGTGGGCAGCTCTCATTATGGCCATAACTACAGGCCCAACAGGACCGTTCCAAATTCTCATCCTTTTGGGAAGGACTTTGAGGAGACAAAAGGCAATATCCGTTTTTCCGACTCCACTGAACCCATAGGCAATGGGGAGCAGCAGCACTTCAAAAAGGAGGAGCCAAAGCTGGAAGAGATTACCTGGCAGCCACACAGTCAGCAGTTGAGGAGGGGTGCGGATGGCGGCTGTGGCCCCCAGCTCCAAGGCAGTGAGCCCCTGAGGCGGGACACGCACCTGCTCCGCAGCCAGAGCACCTTTCAGCTCTTAGGCGAGACGGAGCAGGAGCCCCTGTGGCTGGATGACAGGCCCAGCACGCCCGAGTCGCCGGTGCTGGACGCCCCTTTCAGCCGTGCCTACCGGAACAGCATCAAGGACGCGCAGTCCCGCGTCCTGGGGGCCACCTCCTTTCGACGCCGGGACCTCGAGCCGGGGACACCCGCGGCTTCGAGAGCCTGGCGTCCAAGGCCCGCCTCAGCCCACGTGGGGCTGCGGAGCCCGGAGGCGGCGGCTTCCGCCTCCCCGCACACCCCTCGTGAGCGGCACAGCGTGACCCCGGCCGAGGGCGACCCTGCCCGACCCGCGCTCCCTGCCACCCGAAGGGGGCCGCGCCGTCGCCTGACCCCCGAACAGAAGAAGCGCTCCTATTCGGAGCCCGAGAAGATGAACGAGGTGGGGATCTCGGAGGAGGCCGAGCCGGCGCCCTCGAGCGCGCAGAAGAAGGGGCTGCGTTTCACCGAGAGCACCGTGGCGGACCGGCGCCGCATCTTCGAGCGCGACGGCAAGGCCTGCTCGACGCTCAGCCTGTCGGGCCCCGAGCTGAAGCAGTTCCAGCAGAGCGCCCTGGCCGACTACATCCAGCGCAAGACCGGCAAGCGGCCCTCCGCCGCCGCCTGCAGCCTCCAGGAGCCCGGGCCACCGCGGGAGCGCGCCCAGAGCACCTACCTGCAGCCCGGCCCCGCGGCGTCCGAGGGCCCCGGCCTCACCTCGGCCTCCAGCCTCTGCTCGCTGCGGGAACCGAGCCTGCAGCTCCGCAGAGAGGCCGCCTTCCTACCCGCCGCAGCAGCGGCGGGGGACGTGGGGGAGTCCCCACGGGCCCCCAGAGATCGCAGCAGCTCCTTCGCTGGTGGTCATGTCTTTGGGGAGCTGCGACGTGGGGACCAAGCCCCGAGGGAGCTGCTCGCTGGAGCTAACTATGGGCCGAAGGGCACCCAGAGGGTGGACAGGACCCCTGGGGAGCCCTCCTCGTGGGGGGCCGCAGCCAGGAGGGCTGGGAAGTCCATGTCTGCTGAAGACCTGCTGGAGCGCTCAGACGTCCTGGCGGTTCCTGTCCATGTGAGATCACGGTCCTCTCCCACTGCAGACAAGCGTCAG GATGTGGTTTTGGGGGAAAACAACAGCTTTGGCCCTGTGAAGGATCCGTATTATTTGGCTGGCCCTGGGTCCAG GTCCGTCAGTTGTTCAGAAAGAGGCCACGAAGACATGCTGTTGCTCAAACACCATCCTAGCCTTCGTTGGGGTGGTTCAGGCTGCAAAGCAGTTGGTGGTTCCTCTGTACCCAGCGAATGTCCTGGACCCCTGGACCATCAGAGGCAGGCCAGCAGAACAACGCCTTGCCCCAGGCTGTTGCCCACAGGAATGCAAGGGCATCTCACAGACACCAGGGCTGCATCCCTGACCCCACTCAGCTCAGCTCTGCCTTCCCCCGTTCCCTCCAGCTCCCAGGCTGCGACCGATCAGCTGACTGGAAGGGACTGTCAGACAGGGCAACAGCCTCTTCCTCCATACACCCCAGCAGTGACCCACAGAAGCAATGGTCACAGCCTGGTCCAGCCTGCCAGTCCAAGAGGCCACGAGCCCAACAGCCCGGAGCATGGGCTAGAAGAGGCAACAAGGAAGCGGGTCTCGTTGCCTCAGCGGCCTGCCCCACCTCGGGTGAAGTGGGCCCACACGGTCAGAGAGGACAGCCTCCCTGAAGAATCCTCGTCACCTGATTTTGGAGACCTGAAGCACTACAAAACACAGCAGACTCCTCCAAGCTCAGGCAGCACTCTAGACTCGCCTCTTGGGGCCCCAAGCACTCCAGGGAGGATCTCCCTCCGAATATCTGAGTCGGTCCTGCTGGCCTCCCCACCACCTCgggaagatgatgatgatgaggtgTTTGTGAAGGACTTGTGCCCCAACGCCGCTTCCAGCCCCGCATTTgaacttcccccacccccaccgcctccGCTGAGCCAGGACACCCCAGTGAATAGCTTGGATGactttcctccacctcctccccacgCTCTGTATGAGGCAGAACTGGACAGTGAGGATCACAAGGAGCCCTGTACCAG CAGCTCCAGCAAATTTGCCAAGGTGACGGTTGCCAAGGAAAGGCCCATGCCTGGTACAGTCCATTTGGTTGGCAGTCATATACCAGCTTCCAGATCGCAAACTTCTATCAAGGGTTCAGAAGCCAACGAGACCAACCCAACCTCCACCATGGGCGCTCTGCCCCAACTTGCTGGGGCTCTTGGCAAGCAGCCAGGCCCCGGGCAGCCATCTCCCATCCACAACCCAGTCAGTGGGACTCAGAGTTTAGAAAAGAATGTTAGTTCTGGTCCTCAGAAGACCTCAGAAGACATCAGAACAGAGGCTCTGGCAAAGGAAATTGTCCACCAAGACAAATCTCTGGCAGACATTTTGGATCCagactccagaatgaagacaactaTGGACCTGATGGAAGGTTTGTTTCCCCGAGATGTAAACTTGTTGAAGGAGAACAGCATAAAGAGAAAGGCCATGCAAAGAACTGTCAACTGTGCAGGATATGAAAGCAAGAG GAGTGAAGACAAGGAGGCAATGGGCGTGCTGGTCAACTGTCCTGCCTACTACAGTGTGTCTGCTCCCAAGGCTGAGCTTCTGAACAAGATCAAGGATATGCCAGAGGAGGTGaatgaggaagaggagcaggTGGATGTCAATGAAAAGAAG GCCGAGCTCATTGGAAGCCTCACCCACAAGCTTGAGACCCTGCAGGAAGCGAAAGGGAGTCTGCTGATGGACATCAAGCTCAATAATGCCTTGGGGGAAGAGGTGGAGGCTTTGATCAGTGAGCTCTGCAAGCCGAATGAGTTTGACAAGTACAAGATGTTCATCGGGGATTTGGACAAGGTGGTAAACCTGCTGCTCTCCCTCTCAGGGCGCCTGGCCCGTGTGGAAAACGTCCTTAGCGGCCTCGGTGAAGATGCCAGTAATGAAGAAAGG AGCTCCCTCAACGAGAAGAGGAAGGTCTTGGCTGGGCAGCACGAGGATGCCCGGGAGCTCAAGGAGAACCTGGATCGGAGGGAGCGTGTAGTGTTGGACATCCTGGCCAACTACCTGTCAGAGGAGCAGCTCCAGGATTACCAGCATTTCGTGAAAATGAAGTCAACACTCCTCATTGAGCAGCGAAAGCTGGACGACAAGATCAAGCTAGGCCAGGAACAAGTCAAGTGTCTGCTGGAGAGCCTCCCGTCTGATTTCATTCCCAAGGCAGGGGCCTTGGTTCTGCCCCCAAACCTTGAGAGTGAAACGGCTCCTGTTGGGGGGTGTACTTTAAGTGGTATTTTTCCAACATTAACCTCCCCACTTTAA